The Pan paniscus chromosome 3, NHGRI_mPanPan1-v2.0_pri, whole genome shotgun sequence genome includes a window with the following:
- the LOC117979874 gene encoding translation machinery-associated protein 7-like, translated as MTVGAMSSHKGGKKPLKQPKKEAKEMDEEEKAFKQKQKEEQKKLEELKAKAAGKGPLATGEIKKSGKK; from the coding sequence ATGACAGTAGGCGCCATGTCCAGCCACAAAGGTGGCAAGAAGCCCCTGAAACAGCCCAAGAAGGAGGCCAAGGAGATGGACGAGGAAGAGAAGGCTTTCaagcagaaacaaaaagaggAGCAAAAGAAACTCGAGGAGCTAAAAGCGAAGGCTGCGGGGAAGGGGCCCCTGGCCACAGGTGAAATTAAGAAATCTGGCAAAAAGTAA